From Micromonospora rifamycinica, a single genomic window includes:
- a CDS encoding helix-turn-helix domain-containing protein — protein sequence MTGGPMSTLEFLGAELRRARKDRGLSQEELAQQISYSSSLVGMVEIGHRTPSQDFITRADATLEAGGLFERLLTLVRADSAPPWFREWISVEREATLIRWFEPSLIPGLLQTEAYGRAVLHGGGMLREGEIEQRLAARLERQSVLDRDYPPEFVAVIDEAVLHRAVGEPAVMIGQFEHLLCATERPYVSLHVVPAEAGMHAGLAGPFILARTPEGGEVAHLDTPLRAQVTDRPDDVDSLQRRWENLRGEALPRRASRELIRELAKSWS from the coding sequence ATGACCGGCGGACCGATGTCGACCCTGGAATTCCTCGGGGCGGAGTTGCGCCGGGCGCGCAAAGATCGCGGGCTGAGCCAGGAGGAGCTGGCCCAACAGATCAGCTACTCGTCGTCGCTGGTGGGCATGGTGGAGATCGGCCATCGTACGCCGTCGCAGGACTTCATCACCCGCGCGGACGCCACCCTGGAGGCCGGCGGCCTCTTCGAGCGGCTGCTGACCCTGGTACGCGCCGACTCCGCGCCCCCGTGGTTTCGGGAGTGGATCAGCGTGGAGCGGGAGGCCACATTGATCCGCTGGTTCGAGCCGTCCCTCATCCCGGGTCTGTTGCAGACCGAGGCGTATGGCCGGGCCGTGCTGCATGGCGGCGGGATGCTGCGCGAGGGGGAGATTGAACAGCGGCTGGCGGCGCGTCTGGAACGGCAGTCCGTGCTGGATCGGGACTATCCACCGGAGTTCGTGGCGGTGATCGACGAGGCGGTCCTGCACCGGGCGGTCGGTGAGCCGGCGGTGATGATCGGACAGTTCGAGCACCTACTCTGCGCTACCGAGCGGCCCTACGTCAGTCTGCACGTCGTGCCGGCCGAGGCCGGTATGCACGCCGGTCTGGCGGGTCCGTTCATCCTGGCCCGCACACCCGAGGGCGGCGAGGTGGCGCACCTGGACACTCCGCTGCGAGCGCAGGTCACCGACCGTCCGGACGACGTTGATAGCCTTCAACGCAGGTGGGAGAATCTGCGAGGCGAGGCACTGCCCAGGCGGGCCTCCCGGGAGCTGATACGGGAGTTGGCGAAGTCATGGAGCTGA
- a CDS encoding pectate lyase family protein, with protein MRRPVARRVQAGLATAAVGAAICVALPVHQASAAAGSASGYATQNGGTTGGAGGQTVRASTGTAIHAALCNRASSSTPIVIEVQGTINHGNTTKVSGNSCNTAADKIELKEISNVTIVGVGSGAVFDQLGIHIRDSRNIIIQNVTVRNVKKSGSPTSNGGDAIGMESSVRNVWVDHTTLEASGGESAGYDGLFDMKDDVQYVTLSYSILRNSGRGGLIGSSESDRGNGFVTFHHNLYQNIDSRTPLLRGGIAHAYNNSYVQLNESGINSRAGARAKVENNYFKNSRDVLGTFYTSEAGYWQASGNILDNVTWSSPGSETNPAGPGMPSNTSVSIPYSYRLDGASCVPDIVRQTAGANTGLKESNGSCTPTTPNPTTPGPTTPAPTTPAPTTPAPTTPPPTGNPGGTNLSIGAGSDGSSKASGTSYGDVRDGNMSTFWSPAGSTGDISIKWGSATSISSINIREASGSAGSVTSWQVLNGDTGAVLASGSRAGVITFARTSLKKITFRINSSAATPKIAEFETYA; from the coding sequence ATGAGACGACCAGTTGCACGACGAGTCCAGGCGGGGCTGGCCACGGCCGCCGTCGGTGCGGCGATCTGCGTGGCCCTGCCAGTGCACCAGGCGTCGGCGGCGGCCGGCAGTGCCAGCGGCTACGCCACCCAGAACGGCGGCACCACCGGCGGCGCGGGCGGCCAGACGGTACGGGCCAGCACCGGCACCGCGATCCACGCTGCCCTGTGCAACCGGGCCAGCAGCAGCACCCCGATCGTCATCGAGGTGCAGGGCACGATCAACCACGGCAACACCACGAAGGTCTCCGGCAACAGTTGCAACACCGCCGCCGACAAGATCGAGCTGAAGGAGATCAGCAACGTCACCATCGTCGGGGTCGGCAGTGGCGCGGTCTTCGACCAGCTCGGCATCCACATCCGCGACTCCCGCAACATCATCATCCAGAACGTGACGGTGCGGAACGTCAAGAAGTCGGGCTCGCCCACCTCCAACGGCGGCGACGCCATCGGCATGGAGAGCAGCGTGCGCAACGTCTGGGTCGACCACACCACGCTGGAGGCGTCGGGCGGCGAGTCGGCGGGCTACGACGGGCTGTTCGACATGAAGGACGACGTCCAGTACGTCACGCTGTCGTACAGCATCCTGCGCAACTCGGGGCGGGGCGGCCTGATCGGCTCCAGCGAGAGCGACCGGGGCAACGGCTTCGTCACCTTCCACCACAACCTCTACCAGAACATCGACTCCCGCACGCCCCTGCTGCGGGGCGGGATCGCGCACGCCTACAACAACTCCTACGTGCAGTTGAACGAGTCCGGGATCAACTCCCGGGCCGGCGCGCGGGCCAAGGTGGAGAACAACTACTTCAAGAACTCCCGGGACGTGCTGGGCACCTTCTACACCAGCGAGGCCGGCTACTGGCAGGCCAGCGGCAACATCCTGGACAACGTGACCTGGTCCAGCCCCGGCAGCGAGACCAACCCCGCCGGCCCGGGCATGCCGTCCAACACCAGCGTCAGCATCCCGTACTCCTACCGGCTGGACGGGGCGAGCTGCGTGCCGGACATCGTCCGGCAGACGGCCGGCGCGAACACCGGTCTCAAGGAGTCGAACGGCAGCTGCACGCCGACCACCCCCAACCCGACCACCCCGGGACCGACCACCCCGGCTCCCACCACCCCCGCCCCCACCACGCCCGCGCCGACCACCCCGCCGCCCACCGGCAACCCCGGCGGGACCAACCTCAGCATCGGGGCCGGCTCCGACGGCTCCAGCAAGGCCAGCGGTACGAGCTACGGCGACGTGCGGGACGGCAACATGAGCACCTTCTGGTCGCCGGCCGGGTCGACCGGTGACATCTCGATCAAGTGGGGCTCCGCGACCAGCATCTCCTCGATCAACATCCGGGAGGCGTCCGGCTCGGCCGGCAGCGTCACCTCCTGGCAGGTCCTCAACGGTGACACCGGCGCGGTGCTGGCCTCCGGCAGCCGGGCCGGCGTGATCACCTTCGCCCGGACCTCGCTGAAGAAGATCACCTTCCGGATCAACAGCTCTGCTGCCACCCCGAAGATCGCCGAGTTCGAGACCTACGCCTGA
- a CDS encoding GNAT family N-acetyltransferase → MTVLTTTRLTIRNWTDSPADLARIYDLYSRDEVVRWLGAAPGLPLTDLAQAADRLALWQARHADHGDRYGTWAVQTRDAGLVVGTILLKPLPGRDERVPTDDIEVGWHLHPDSWGHGYATEAARALVDRELATGTPQVYAVVAPGNTASMAVARRLGMTHLGRRTDWYGGEELETFVRRAEP, encoded by the coding sequence ATGACCGTGCTCACCACCACCAGGCTGACCATCCGAAACTGGACCGACAGCCCAGCCGATCTGGCCCGGATCTACGACCTCTACTCCCGCGACGAGGTGGTGCGCTGGCTGGGCGCGGCCCCCGGCCTGCCGTTGACCGACCTGGCCCAGGCGGCCGACCGGCTGGCGCTCTGGCAGGCCCGGCACGCCGACCACGGCGACCGGTACGGCACCTGGGCGGTGCAGACGCGCGACGCCGGCCTGGTGGTGGGCACGATCCTGCTCAAACCGCTGCCCGGCCGGGACGAGCGCGTGCCCACCGACGACATCGAGGTGGGCTGGCACCTGCACCCCGACTCGTGGGGCCACGGCTATGCCACCGAGGCGGCCCGCGCGCTGGTCGACCGGGAACTCGCCACCGGCACCCCGCAGGTGTACGCGGTGGTCGCCCCCGGCAACACGGCGTCGATGGCGGTGGCCCGCCGGCTCGGCATGACCCACCTGGGCCGGCGTACCGACTGGTACGGCGGCGAGGAGTTGGAGACCTTCGTCCGCCGAGCGGAGCCGTAG
- a CDS encoding FG-GAP-like repeat-containing protein has translation MTAPRLLKPLVRTRTRLTLTLGVLLAALVVAPLPLRPGPGPPRVAAAPAPGAAPRDEPTAVAHAARTGDEVLVDTATTATSLTWALPDGRLRTTVHATPQRARAADGRWTRIDTTLTRAGKAAGRLDVRPVNVPTPVRFSGGGTETGGSGGRSRSEGGSATSVLAELEADGHTITYTWPGPLPEPVLDGPRALYSEVLPGVDLLVVAREAGGFGQLLIVKNNAAATLQAVDALSYGLSSATAVFQHDPETGGVRALDPTDGREVASVPSPFAWDSAGQDAEDPQAVPRTAVDTPADVLRLSGLSGSEPGARQAPIRTRLDGDGTGETRLHLDAAGTGLLTDPTVAFPVFIDPTLISGTLAWATVYSQHPKTNTWNGTNFNSGTSDARVGYEQQTPLRTRSFWRMQYRTDMSGAAISSASFKVLNNHSWSCTSREMQLWLTGAISSGTTWNSQPSWQTLQQKKSFAYGYGSNCADDYVSFDVRNAAQQGADNGLANLTFGMQATSESDTLTWRKFKATSAELTVVYNRPPGTPTNVTSSPGGNCVPGPGGGVTVARSNLVLSATAADPDGNLKSLRFRFWKTGTTVPAGTLVTPNSAGRATLTVPASTLEDTAVYSWNVRAEDTSGTTSAYFPTGAEPCRLTIDASAPPAPDVSSDVFKEATDDGATWATVKFGQTGKIKFSAAGAARFTYSFGGVGSLSVTATNGVAEVPDLKPRHAGPNTLQVYAHDTAGNRSEPTNYTFFLPPSDQADGPGDTGGDSIPDLLAITIGGELRTYPGDKGGELHESLTSSYAADGTRNPPGHWTVRAGPAALITKYGDTYPGDGTTDLFARTPDGGFWLYPGDGYGSFPVDRRLRVLLPTDTPTLPAPATWTQIKAVGDLDGDKLPELVVRSGTQFWVLSGYTGGSFQAATLMEGTAWARREVVNMADIDLDGTPDLLWRNLDNGNMYVRHGKPGAVTGTVILDSLKTAAGSRAGDVPYGTGWTEAAVDALIGIPDVNGDQVPDLWARYSSDGKLRIYHPSSTNTGGPVKIVIEQDWGPVQSFG, from the coding sequence GTGACCGCGCCTCGCCTGCTCAAGCCCTTAGTGCGTACACGCACCAGGCTGACCCTCACCCTGGGTGTGCTGCTGGCCGCACTCGTCGTCGCCCCACTGCCGTTGCGACCCGGCCCCGGCCCGCCCCGGGTGGCCGCCGCACCCGCGCCCGGCGCTGCTCCGCGGGACGAACCGACCGCCGTGGCGCACGCCGCCCGCACCGGAGACGAGGTACTTGTCGACACCGCCACCACTGCCACGTCGCTGACCTGGGCGCTCCCTGATGGGCGACTACGCACCACCGTCCACGCCACCCCGCAGCGGGCCAGGGCCGCCGACGGGCGGTGGACGAGGATCGACACGACGCTGACCCGCGCCGGAAAGGCCGCCGGTCGCCTCGACGTCCGTCCGGTCAACGTTCCCACCCCGGTCCGCTTCTCCGGCGGCGGCACCGAAACCGGTGGCAGCGGGGGTCGCAGCCGCAGCGAAGGTGGCAGCGCCACCAGCGTGCTGGCCGAGTTGGAGGCCGACGGACACACCATCACCTACACCTGGCCGGGCCCGTTGCCGGAACCGGTGCTCGACGGCCCGCGCGCCCTCTACTCGGAGGTGCTGCCGGGGGTCGACCTACTCGTCGTCGCCCGCGAGGCAGGCGGCTTCGGCCAGCTGTTGATCGTCAAGAACAACGCCGCCGCGACGCTCCAGGCCGTCGACGCGCTCAGCTACGGACTCAGCTCCGCCACGGCGGTCTTCCAGCACGATCCGGAAACCGGCGGTGTCCGCGCCCTCGACCCGACGGACGGTCGGGAGGTCGCCTCGGTCCCCTCGCCCTTCGCCTGGGACTCCGCCGGGCAGGACGCCGAGGATCCGCAGGCGGTGCCACGTACCGCGGTGGACACTCCGGCCGACGTGCTACGGCTGTCCGGCCTCAGCGGCAGTGAACCGGGTGCCCGGCAGGCCCCGATCCGCACCCGCCTCGATGGTGACGGCACCGGCGAGACCCGGCTGCACCTCGACGCCGCCGGCACCGGCCTGCTCACCGATCCGACGGTCGCCTTTCCCGTCTTCATCGACCCGACGCTGATCAGCGGCACGCTGGCCTGGGCGACCGTCTACTCGCAACACCCCAAGACCAACACCTGGAACGGCACCAACTTCAACTCCGGCACCTCCGACGCCCGCGTCGGATATGAGCAGCAGACGCCGCTGCGGACCCGCTCGTTCTGGCGCATGCAGTACCGCACCGACATGAGCGGCGCGGCGATCAGCTCCGCGAGCTTCAAGGTACTGAACAACCACTCGTGGTCCTGCACGAGCCGGGAGATGCAGCTCTGGCTCACTGGCGCGATCTCCTCCGGCACCACCTGGAACTCCCAGCCGAGCTGGCAGACGTTGCAGCAGAAGAAGTCGTTCGCCTACGGCTACGGCAGCAACTGCGCCGACGACTACGTCAGCTTCGACGTACGGAACGCGGCGCAGCAGGGCGCGGACAACGGTCTGGCGAACCTCACCTTCGGCATGCAGGCCACCAGCGAGTCTGACACGCTGACCTGGCGTAAGTTCAAAGCCACGTCGGCAGAGCTGACCGTCGTCTACAACCGGCCGCCCGGCACGCCGACGAACGTCACCTCGTCCCCCGGCGGCAACTGCGTGCCCGGTCCGGGCGGCGGCGTCACCGTCGCACGAAGCAACCTGGTGTTGTCGGCGACCGCCGCCGACCCCGACGGCAACCTCAAATCGCTGCGCTTCCGGTTCTGGAAGACCGGCACGACCGTGCCCGCCGGCACCCTGGTCACCCCCAACAGCGCCGGCAGGGCCACGCTGACCGTTCCCGCCAGCACGCTGGAGGACACGGCCGTCTACTCGTGGAACGTCCGGGCCGAAGACACCTCAGGCACGACGTCGGCGTACTTCCCGACAGGGGCCGAGCCCTGCCGGCTCACCATCGACGCCTCCGCGCCGCCGGCACCCGACGTCAGCAGCGATGTCTTCAAGGAGGCCACCGACGACGGAGCGACCTGGGCCACGGTGAAGTTCGGCCAGACCGGCAAGATCAAGTTCAGCGCTGCCGGCGCGGCCCGGTTCACCTACTCCTTCGGCGGCGTCGGCAGCCTCTCGGTGACCGCCACCAACGGCGTCGCCGAGGTGCCCGACCTCAAGCCCCGGCATGCCGGCCCGAACACCCTCCAGGTGTACGCCCACGACACGGCGGGCAACCGCAGCGAACCTACCAACTACACCTTCTTCCTACCGCCGTCCGACCAGGCCGACGGCCCCGGCGACACCGGTGGCGACAGCATCCCCGACCTGCTCGCGATCACCATCGGCGGCGAACTGCGCACCTACCCGGGCGACAAGGGCGGCGAGCTGCACGAATCCCTCACCAGCTCGTACGCCGCCGACGGCACCCGCAACCCGCCGGGGCACTGGACCGTCCGCGCCGGTCCGGCCGCGCTGATCACCAAGTACGGTGACACCTACCCGGGCGACGGCACCACCGACCTGTTCGCCCGTACCCCCGACGGCGGTTTCTGGCTCTATCCCGGCGACGGGTACGGCAGCTTCCCGGTGGACCGCCGGCTGCGGGTGCTCCTGCCGACCGACACGCCCACCCTCCCGGCACCGGCCACCTGGACCCAGATCAAGGCGGTCGGCGACCTCGACGGTGACAAGCTGCCGGAACTGGTGGTCCGTTCCGGGACGCAGTTCTGGGTGCTGAGCGGCTACACCGGCGGCAGCTTCCAGGCGGCGACTCTGATGGAGGGCACCGCCTGGGCCCGCCGTGAGGTCGTCAACATGGCCGACATCGACCTGGACGGAACCCCCGACCTGCTGTGGCGGAACCTGGACAACGGCAACATGTACGTCCGGCACGGCAAGCCCGGCGCGGTAACCGGCACTGTCATCCTGGACTCGCTCAAGACCGCTGCCGGCTCCCGCGCCGGGGACGTCCCGTACGGGACGGGCTGGACGGAGGCGGCCGTCGACGCGCTCATCGGCATCCCCGACGTGAACGGGGACCAGGTGCCCGACCTCTGGGCCCGGTACTCCTCCGACGGGAAGCTACGGATCTACCACCCGTCCAGCACCAACACCGGCGGACCAGTGAAGATCGTCATCGAGCAGGACTGGGGCCCGGTGCAGTCCTTCGGCTGA
- a CDS encoding YhjD/YihY/BrkB family envelope integrity protein, with amino-acid sequence MGDAWQRTKRITSAAFRPVRGRDLSLHAAAITFYGAIAVVPVALLAIWLTSLLAGADRVRRLTSYAVETLPDAIGAPDAVDALVNAGVQLTPLLALASLLPASLYGEGLRRAFVSVATAPNPDETLVGWRGRLLLLPLLAPAPALLLSILIALPTTTRLIRQGGWIAALGIVLSFLAVWLVLTPVLTWVFRVVGPASPDWLSTLAVGSFTAANLSGFLHGFVLFCSLPLDLGVPFGGFDPVGAGVAVLLWLYLFHVIVLAGYSATLALSRWRVRRAAASGPASGDGSGFAAGSRDTAGSTDTAGSSVSRRP; translated from the coding sequence ATGGGCGACGCATGGCAGCGTACGAAGCGGATCACCAGTGCCGCGTTCCGACCGGTACGGGGTCGGGACCTCTCCCTGCACGCCGCCGCCATCACCTTCTACGGGGCGATCGCCGTGGTGCCGGTGGCCCTGCTGGCGATCTGGCTCACCTCGCTGCTGGCCGGCGCGGACCGGGTACGCCGGCTCACCTCGTACGCCGTGGAGACGCTGCCGGACGCGATCGGTGCGCCCGACGCGGTGGACGCGCTGGTCAATGCCGGGGTGCAGTTGACCCCGCTGCTGGCGCTGGCCTCCCTGCTGCCCGCCTCGCTCTACGGTGAGGGGCTGCGCCGGGCGTTCGTCTCGGTGGCCACCGCGCCCAACCCGGACGAGACGCTGGTCGGCTGGCGGGGGCGGTTGCTGCTGCTGCCGCTGCTCGCCCCCGCCCCCGCCCTGCTGCTGTCGATCCTCATCGCGCTGCCCACCACCACCCGGCTGATCCGGCAGGGCGGCTGGATCGCCGCCCTCGGCATCGTGCTGTCGTTCCTGGCGGTGTGGCTGGTGCTCACCCCGGTGCTGACGTGGGTGTTCCGGGTGGTCGGGCCGGCCTCACCGGACTGGCTGTCGACCCTGGCGGTCGGGTCGTTCACCGCCGCCAACCTCTCCGGCTTCCTGCACGGCTTCGTGCTGTTCTGTTCGCTCCCGCTGGACCTCGGTGTCCCGTTCGGCGGCTTCGACCCGGTCGGGGCCGGTGTCGCGGTGCTGCTCTGGCTCTACCTGTTCCACGTGATCGTGCTGGCCGGCTACTCGGCCACCCTCGCGCTGTCCCGGTGGCGGGTCCGCCGCGCCGCCGCCTCCGGACCGGCGTCCGGGGACGGGTCCGGATTTGCGGCCGGGTCCAGGGATACGGCGGGGTCCACGGATACCGCCGGGTCGTCGGTCTCGCGCAGGCCGTAG
- a CDS encoding phytoene desaturase family protein — protein MSDASALPSRADVVIIGAGHNGLVSAVLLARAGLDVLVLEAAEVIGGATRTENPFPKVPALRHSTGSYLLGLMPPELLAALDVRIPVLRRDPHYFLPTPGGPGAPYLLFGSDTAATRRQLTEFFSPADVAADDALQAELAQLRADLAPAWLAEPLPVEQTAERYVRPGLRQVFVDLVRGSVADYLARFDFRSELLVSMYAVTDGLSGLNAGPDDPGTGHNFLVHNMCRLPGADGTWMIAEGGMGTVSRTFAEAARSAGATILTGARVEAVTLAGGAASGVRLADGREVAAEVVLGACDPYRLMELVPDGALPAELGARMTAVRRPGTTLKLNLALTGLPRFSCLPADAPSPFGSTIHLLPGSASLVGAGGESPMAALRAMWADVQAGRLPDEPTIEWYLHTTVDPSLSDPAGHHSSALFVQSVPYTLAGTDWDTALPGYVTRLVEICERYAPGTGDLIADAVPLPPPGIEAHFGITGGHIHHVDNTVSFTDRMPYATGVDGVYAGSAGCHPAGSVIGAAGHNAAQRVLADLGR, from the coding sequence ATGAGTGATGCGAGTGCGCTGCCGTCCCGCGCCGACGTCGTGATCATCGGAGCAGGGCACAACGGGCTGGTCTCCGCCGTCCTGCTGGCCCGCGCCGGGCTGGACGTGCTGGTGCTGGAGGCGGCGGAGGTGATCGGCGGGGCCACCCGCACCGAGAACCCGTTCCCGAAGGTGCCCGCGCTGCGCCACTCCACCGGGTCGTACCTGCTCGGGTTGATGCCACCGGAGCTGCTCGCCGCGCTCGACGTGCGGATCCCCGTGCTGCGCCGCGACCCGCACTACTTTCTGCCCACGCCGGGCGGGCCGGGAGCGCCCTACCTGCTGTTCGGCAGCGACACCGCCGCCACCCGGCGGCAGCTCACCGAGTTCTTCTCCCCCGCCGACGTGGCCGCCGACGACGCGCTCCAGGCCGAACTGGCGCAGCTCCGCGCGGACCTCGCCCCGGCCTGGCTCGCCGAACCGCTGCCGGTGGAGCAGACCGCCGAGCGGTACGTCCGTCCCGGGCTGCGACAAGTCTTCGTCGACCTGGTGCGTGGTTCCGTCGCCGACTACCTGGCCCGCTTCGACTTCCGCTCCGAGCTGCTGGTCAGCATGTACGCGGTCACCGACGGGCTGTCCGGCCTCAACGCCGGCCCCGACGACCCTGGCACCGGCCACAACTTCCTGGTGCACAACATGTGCCGGCTGCCCGGCGCGGACGGCACCTGGATGATCGCCGAGGGCGGGATGGGCACCGTCTCGCGTACCTTCGCCGAGGCCGCCCGGTCGGCCGGGGCGACCATCCTGACCGGTGCCCGGGTCGAGGCCGTCACCCTGGCCGGGGGCGCGGCGTCGGGCGTCCGGCTCGCCGACGGTCGGGAGGTCGCCGCCGAGGTGGTGCTCGGCGCGTGTGACCCGTACCGGCTGATGGAGCTGGTGCCCGACGGCGCGCTGCCGGCGGAGCTGGGCGCGCGGATGACGGCGGTCCGCCGGCCCGGCACCACGCTCAAGCTGAACCTGGCGCTGACCGGGCTGCCCCGCTTCTCCTGCCTGCCGGCGGACGCGCCCAGCCCGTTCGGGTCCACCATCCACCTGCTGCCCGGGTCGGCGTCGCTGGTCGGGGCCGGCGGCGAGTCGCCGATGGCGGCGCTGCGGGCGATGTGGGCCGACGTGCAGGCCGGACGGCTGCCCGACGAGCCGACCATCGAGTGGTACCTGCACACCACCGTCGACCCGTCGCTGTCCGACCCGGCCGGGCACCACTCGTCGGCGCTGTTCGTCCAGTCGGTCCCCTACACGCTGGCCGGCACCGACTGGGACACCGCGCTGCCCGGCTACGTCACCCGCCTGGTGGAGATCTGCGAACGGTACGCCCCGGGCACCGGTGACCTGATCGCCGACGCGGTGCCGCTGCCCCCGCCCGGCATCGAGGCGCACTTCGGCATCACCGGCGGACACATCCACCACGTCGACAACACCGTCTCGTTCACCGACCGGATGCCGTACGCCACCGGCGTCGACGGCGTGTACGCGGGCAGCGCCGGCTGCCACCCCGCTGGCAGCGTGATCGGCGCCGCCGGGCACAACGCCGCCCAGCGCGTCCTCGCCGACCTCGGCCGCTGA
- a CDS encoding TMEM175 family protein produces the protein MIDTGREGWGVEGGGEEGGVGVGGGAGKGEGEGYEFGRWREKERDASRVEAFSDAVIAIVLTLMAVELLQLSPQRPEGQELPETLFHEWPAYLAYVITFVIVGQVWLTHHNMWRYVVKVDQLLLVLNLLLLLFVAAIPFAAILLADNLRGTVADQRLTATIYVGTVLGEALFFNLSWWWARRRRLLDPGLDPRLARAVARRFLLGPLLYVVAFGISFVDPVLSLVAYFLLTGLYLIRGPGDLPSSRPARA, from the coding sequence ATGATCGACACAGGCAGGGAGGGGTGGGGTGTGGAGGGCGGGGGAGAGGAGGGCGGGGTGGGGGTGGGTGGTGGGGCGGGGAAGGGGGAGGGGGAGGGGTATGAGTTTGGGCGGTGGCGGGAGAAGGAGCGGGACGCGTCGCGGGTGGAGGCGTTCAGCGACGCGGTGATCGCGATCGTGCTGACCCTGATGGCGGTGGAGCTGCTCCAACTCAGCCCGCAGCGGCCCGAGGGGCAGGAGCTGCCCGAGACGCTGTTCCACGAGTGGCCCGCCTACCTGGCGTACGTGATCACCTTCGTGATCGTGGGGCAGGTCTGGCTGACCCACCACAACATGTGGCGGTACGTGGTCAAGGTCGACCAGCTCCTGCTCGTCCTCAACCTGCTGCTGTTGCTGTTCGTGGCGGCCATTCCGTTCGCGGCCATCCTGCTCGCCGACAACCTGCGCGGCACCGTCGCCGACCAGCGGCTGACCGCCACGATCTACGTGGGCACGGTGCTCGGTGAGGCGCTGTTCTTCAACCTGAGCTGGTGGTGGGCCCGCCGCCGACGGCTACTCGACCCGGGGCTGGATCCCCGGTTGGCCCGAGCGGTGGCCCGCCGCTTCCTGCTCGGCCCGCTGCTCTACGTGGTGGCGTTCGGTATCTCCTTCGTCGACCCGGTGCTCAGCCTGGTGGCGTACTTCCTGCTGACCGGGCTCTATCTGATCCGTGGTCCGGGCGACCTGCCGTCGTCCCGCCCGGCCCGCGCCTGA